Proteins from a single region of Hordeum vulgare subsp. vulgare chromosome 6H, MorexV3_pseudomolecules_assembly, whole genome shotgun sequence:
- the LOC123404836 gene encoding E3 ubiquitin-protein ligase UPL3-like, with amino-acid sequence MIVWFLFGSLLFFLNSLRGAPIEDLCLAFTLPGFPDYVLKEGEQNIIVNIHNLEEYVSLVVDATVKSGIMKQVEAFISGFSQVFDISSLQIFSPQELDYLICGRQEIWEAKSLVDNIKFDHRFTPKSPAIINVSTPLFSYTLIWHSTRDHGEAT; translated from the exons ATGATTGTCTGGTTCCTCTTCGGTTCTttgttgttcttcctcaattccCTCCGTGGAGCTCCTATCGAGGACCTGTGTTTAGCTTTTACTCTTCCAGGTTTTCCTGATTATGTTCTCAAAGAAGGCGAGCAAAACATAATT GTTAATATCCACAACCTAGAGGAGTATGTTTCTTTGGTAGTCGATGCGACAGTGAAGTCAGGGATTATGAAGCAGGTTGAAGCTTTCATATCAGGTTTTAGCCAG GTCTTTGATATCTCATCCCTCCAAATATTTTCACCTCAAGAGCTTGACTATCTAATATGTGGTCGTCAAGAAATATGGGAG GCCAAATCACTGGTGGATAACATAAAATTTGATCACCGGTTTACTCCTAAAAGTCCTGCCATTATAAATGTAAGTACACCCTTATTTTCCTATACCTTAATCTGGCACT CTACTCGAGATCATGGCGAAGCTACTTGA